The window AATGGTTTTACCAACGATTACTTCTTTGACTGTCGATAGTTTAAAGGCAGTTCCTTCTGATTATCGAAAGGCTTCATTAGCTTTGGGAGCAACTAAGTGGCAGACAATTTATAAGGTTATTTTGCGAGTTGCTTCTCCTAGAATTATGACTGCTGTGATTTTCGGGATGGCTCGTGCTTTCGGTGAGGCCTTAGCTGTACAAATGGTTATTGGTAATGCTGTCTTAATGCCTTCTAATTTAGTGAGCCCATCAGCTACACTAACTAGTCAGTTAACTAGTCAAATGGGAAACACTGTGATGGGAACGTTACCAAATAATGCTCTTTGGTCGTTAGCCCTATTATTGTTAATTATGTCTTTAGTCTTTAACTTCTTAGTCCGCTTAATTGGAAAGAGAGGACAGAAATAATGAACGCAAAAACTAGTAATAAAATTGCTACCGCTGGAATTTATACCTTAGTGAGTATTGTCGTAATTATTCTTTTTGGAATTTTAGGCGATATTCTAGTTTCAGGTGTGCCACATCTTTCTTGGCATTTTCTATCTTCTGAAGCTTCTTCTTATCAAGCAGGAGGAGGGGTAAGAGACCAACTTTTTAATTCGTTGTATTTATTGGTTTTAACTTTGATTATTTCACTCCCAATTGCTTTGGGAGCAGGAATTTATTTGGCAGAATATGCTAAAGATAATTGGTTTACAAATTTAATTAGAACGACTATTGAAATTTTGAGTTCTTTACCATCGATTGTTGTTGGTTTATTTGGTTACTTACTATTTGTAGTTCAGTTTGGCTTTGGTTTTTCTATTATTTCTGGTGCCTTAGCTTTAACTTTCTTTAATTTGCCAACCTTGACTAGTAACATTGAGCAGGCTATCGAGGGAGTTCCACAAGCGCAAAGAGATGCGGGACTTGCTTTAGGTTTATCTAACTGGAAGACAATTCGTGGAATTGTTTTACCTGCGGCTTTACCAGGAATTTTAACTGGTATTATTTTGAGTGCTGGTAGAATTTTTGGTGAGGCAGCTGCTTTGATTTATACTGCAGGTCAGAGTGGATCAACAATTGACTATAGTAACTGGAATCCGCTTAGTCCAACTAGTTTCTTAAATGTTATGCGTCCAGCGGAAACTCTTGCTGTTCATATTTGGAAGGTTAATACAGAAGGAATTATTCCGGATGCAACTATTGTTTCAGCTGCCACTTCTGCTTTATTAATTATTGTAGTAATTTTATTTAACCTAGGAGCTCGCGCTTTAGGTAATCACTTATACCGCAAGTTGACAGCAGCTAAGTCATAAGGAGAATTCTATGCAAAATGTAAATGAAGCACCTACTTTTATTCATCAATTTGATAAAGATGAACAAATAATTTCTACTAAAGATCTTAGCGTCTTTTATGGTGGGAGCGTTCAAAAGCTTTTTGATGCTAGCCTTCAATTTAAGAAAAAGACTATTACTGCCTTGATTGGTGGGTCTGGTTCTGGAAAATCTACTTTTTTACGTTGCCTTAATCGCATGAATGATAAAGTAGCACGTGTTGATGGGGAGATTTGGTATCACGATTTAGACATTAATAGGAATAATATCAACGTTTATCAATTAAGAAAAAATATTGGAATGGTTTTTCAAAAACCCAACCCATTTCCAAAGTCAATTAGAGAAAATATTACTTATGCCTTAAAAGCAAATGGTGAAAAAGACAAGCAAAAGTTAGATCAGATTGTAGAAGAAAGCTTGAGAGCAGCAGCTTTATGGGATGAGGTTAAGGATAAATTAGATAAAAGTGCCTTAGCTATGTCTGGTGGTCAGCAGCAACGTTTATGTATTGCTAGAGCGCTTGCTCTGAAACCGGAAATTTTGCTTCTTGATGAACCAGCTAGTGCACTAGATCCTGTATCTACTTCTAAACTGGAAGATACGCTTAAACAGCTAAGAACTGATTATACGATGATTATGGTAACGCATAATATGCAACAGGCCAGTCGAATCAGTGACTATACAGCCTTTTTCCATTTGGGCCATGTTTTAGAGTATGATACGACTGAAAATATTTTCACTAATCCTAAAGGTGAGATTACAGAAGATTATATTCGCGGAAGTTTTGGATAAGGGGATCACTGTGGAAAATATTATTACAAGTAAAGATGTTCATCTAAGCTATGGAAACGTTGAAGCTTTACATGGGATTAGCTTAGATTTTGAAGAAAAAGAACTTACTGCTTTAATTGGTCCTTCGGGATGCGGAAAGTCGACTTTCTTGCGTTGTTTGAATCGAATGAACGATGATATTCCAAATATTCATATCAGTGGCGATATTAAGTTTGAAGGCCAAAATATTTATGGCTCAAAGATGGATTTAGTAGAATTGCGCAAAGAAGTTGGAATGGTTTTCCAGCAACCAAGCCCCTTTCCGTTTTCAGTTTATGACAATATAGCTTATGGTTTGAGAATTGCAGGAATTAAGGATAAAGAATTAATTGATCAGCGTGTTGAAGAAAGTCTGAAGCAAGCGGCAATTTGGAAAGAGACTAAGGACAACTTAGATCGTAATGCGCAGGCCTTTTCCGGAGGACAGCAACAAAGAATTTGTATTGCTCGTGCTTTAGCAGTTAGGCCAAAGGTGGTTTTACTTGATGAACCGACAAGTGCACTAGATCCGATTTCAAGCAGTGAAATTGAAGAAACCCTGCTTGAACTAAAACATGAATTTACTTTTATTATGGTAACGCATAACTTGCAACAGGCTAGTCGAATTAGCGACTATACCGCCTTTTTGATGAGCGGGAATTTGATTGAGTATGGCAAAACAGCGGATATGTTCCTGAACCCTAAGAAACAAATTACTAGTGATTATCTAAATGGACGCTTTGGTTAATAAGGAGAACAAAAATGCA of the Lactobacillus isalae genome contains:
- the pstA gene encoding phosphate ABC transporter permease PstA produces the protein MNAKTSNKIATAGIYTLVSIVVIILFGILGDILVSGVPHLSWHFLSSEASSYQAGGGVRDQLFNSLYLLVLTLIISLPIALGAGIYLAEYAKDNWFTNLIRTTIEILSSLPSIVVGLFGYLLFVVQFGFGFSIISGALALTFFNLPTLTSNIEQAIEGVPQAQRDAGLALGLSNWKTIRGIVLPAALPGILTGIILSAGRIFGEAAALIYTAGQSGSTIDYSNWNPLSPTSFLNVMRPAETLAVHIWKVNTEGIIPDATIVSAATSALLIIVVILFNLGARALGNHLYRKLTAAKS
- the pstB gene encoding phosphate ABC transporter ATP-binding protein PstB; amino-acid sequence: MQNVNEAPTFIHQFDKDEQIISTKDLSVFYGGSVQKLFDASLQFKKKTITALIGGSGSGKSTFLRCLNRMNDKVARVDGEIWYHDLDINRNNINVYQLRKNIGMVFQKPNPFPKSIRENITYALKANGEKDKQKLDQIVEESLRAAALWDEVKDKLDKSALAMSGGQQQRLCIARALALKPEILLLDEPASALDPVSTSKLEDTLKQLRTDYTMIMVTHNMQQASRISDYTAFFHLGHVLEYDTTENIFTNPKGEITEDYIRGSFG
- the pstB gene encoding phosphate ABC transporter ATP-binding protein PstB codes for the protein MENIITSKDVHLSYGNVEALHGISLDFEEKELTALIGPSGCGKSTFLRCLNRMNDDIPNIHISGDIKFEGQNIYGSKMDLVELRKEVGMVFQQPSPFPFSVYDNIAYGLRIAGIKDKELIDQRVEESLKQAAIWKETKDNLDRNAQAFSGGQQQRICIARALAVRPKVVLLDEPTSALDPISSSEIEETLLELKHEFTFIMVTHNLQQASRISDYTAFLMSGNLIEYGKTADMFLNPKKQITSDYLNGRFG